The genomic stretch AGACTGCGAAGAGTGATGAGACTACTGATGAAACCTTAGAGTCTGAGGAGCCGACGCCTTCTGATTATGCTGCCCTATTGAAAGACTCAAACTTCCTAATCTTTGTACTCTACTTTGGATTGTGGATGTTTGCCTTCACCCTCAGCAATCCGTTTTTCAATGTTTATCTGCTCGACAATTTGGGCTTAGATGTGGGTTGGGTAACTCTCTATACTAGTCTGATGGCTGGGGCAAGTTTATTGACACTGATTTACTGGGGTAAGTTGTCTGACCTGATCGGAAATCGTCCAGTACTAGTGATGGTTGGGATTCTCCTATCCGTGATTCCCTTACTTTGGCTTGGGATCGGCAGCCCAACAACTCTCGCTCTTTGGCTTTGGCTACCCCTTTTATTTTTCGGGACAGGTTCAGCTGCGGCAGCCATTGACCTATGTGCCAATAACATCCAAATCGAGATCTCACCAGCCCACAAACCCTCCACGTATTTTGCAGCAGCTGCAGCATCAGCCGGATTAGGGGGTGCTATAGGTAGTATGTTTGGTGGCTTTTTAGCCGAGTTGCCTCACTTCGGTGGTTTGCCAACATTATTTGCCCTATCAGCAGTGGTGCGATTGGCTACCCTTTTACCTTTGGCATTTGTCCGGGAGCCACGGGGTCGGAACCTCAAACAAATGCTGCTTCGTAAGCGTGCTTGAAAAGCAATAGTTTAGTCAAGAGTTATGAGTGTAGGGTGCGTTAATAACGCACCCTAAAAGTAGGGTTAAGACGTAACTTTATTGTGTCCTGAAGCTCTTGATAAAAACTAAGGTTGATCAGGTTAATTTCACTTAAGTTAATTTGTAAGCATTCAGCTATCAGTTATCAGTTATCAGCTTTTTAATAAAATAGGTAAAAATTGGTTTAATCTCTGTTACGTCAGCACCTCAAGTAGCGAATGACTGACGGCTGACGGCACCTCAAGTAGCGTGAGCTTTTAGCTGACGGCTGACGGCTGACGGCTGACGGCTGAATCCTTAAGTTAATTTCACTTAAGGTTGAAGAAATTTGCTAACGCCTCAACCATCATTGGTGGCCAACGGCGGACATGCTCTACCCAGTCCAAGTCTTGGTAGCGCTTGTCGAGACCAACGGCTGCCACCCAGTTACTCTCAGCTTCCCCCCGTTTTCCGTTAGCCCACAAAACGGCTGTTAAAGCAGCTCGCAGATCGGCAAATTGGGGGTATTTTCGGATGGTATTGCGCATGGTGCGTATGGCTTCTTTGGTCTCACCAATTTGATAGAGCGCCAGAGCATAGTTAGCATAGGCAAAGGCAAACTTGGGCGCTAACTCGATGGATTTTTGGTAATTTGCGATCGCTTCTGTCCATTGGCCTAGTCCTGCCTTAGCATTCCCCAAGTTGTTGTAAGCCATGGCATCCTTGGGATCAAGTTTTAGCAATCGCTCATAGTCAGCAATGGCATCTTGCCATCGTCGAAGTCCTTCATAAGCCGCACCGCGATTGAGATAAGGGTCAGTGGCTTCTGGTGCTAACTCAATGGCGTGAGTAAAATCTGCGATCGCATCTTCTAATTTATTCTGGCTGACTCTAAGGTTACCCCGATTACTCCAACCGACGGGATTATCTGGCAACAGCTCAATTAGCTGAGTCCAGTAATTTTCAGCAGTTGGGAAATTACCCTGATTCGTAGCAGCAAATGCTTTTTTCCTTAACTGGTTAATTTGTTTTATCTGAGCCTTTGTCAATTCTGAAAATTGCGTTTGCGCCATTGCTGGGGGTGTGATTATCGTAGCAGCCGATACAACGACAAGCAGTAAAATCAGTAAAATCCGAATCAAGCGTTTCATATATTATTTGAACTGAGACCGCAATCTTGATATTCCTTGCTACTGACTATTAACTACTAATTACTAACTACTAACAACTACTCATAGCCCAAATGTTTCCGAGCGGCTGAGGTGGCGACGCGACCCCGAGGCGTGCGGTGCAGGAAACCAATTTGTAACAGATAGGGTTCATAAACCTCTTCAATGGTTTGAGCATCTTCTCCAGTAGAGGCTGCCACTGCTTCTAAACCAACTGGTCC from Moorena sp. SIOASIH encodes the following:
- a CDS encoding tetratricopeptide repeat protein, yielding MKRLIRILLILLLVVVSAATIITPPAMAQTQFSELTKAQIKQINQLRKKAFAATNQGNFPTAENYWTQLIELLPDNPVGWSNRGNLRVSQNKLEDAIADFTHAIELAPEATDPYLNRGAAYEGLRRWQDAIADYERLLKLDPKDAMAYNNLGNAKAGLGQWTEAIANYQKSIELAPKFAFAYANYALALYQIGETKEAIRTMRNTIRKYPQFADLRAALTAVLWANGKRGEAESNWVAAVGLDKRYQDLDWVEHVRRWPPMMVEALANFFNLK